The following coding sequences are from one Oncorhynchus nerka isolate Pitt River linkage group LG6, Oner_Uvic_2.0, whole genome shotgun sequence window:
- the LOC135572086 gene encoding dynein heavy chain-like: YTIQYTIQYTIKYTIQYTIKYTIKYTIKYTIQYTIKYTIQYTIPHTIQYTIPHTVPHTIKYTIQYTIQYTIPHTVPHTIKYTIQYTIKYTIKYTIQYTIKYTIQYTIPHTIPHTIKYTIPYTVPHTIKYTIQYTIKYTIPHTIKYTIQYTIPHTIPRTIEYTIQYTVPHTIKYTIQYTIPHTIKYTIQYTIQYTIPHTVPHTIKYTIQYTIQYTVPHTIKYTIQYTIQYTVPHTIKYTIQYTIPHTIKYTIQYTIPHTIPQYTIPHTVPRTIQYTVQYTIPHTIKYTIQYTIPHTIPRTIQYTIQYTIPHTIPRTIQYTIPHTIPRTIQYTIPHTVQRTIQYTIQYTIPRTIPRTIQYTIPHTIPRTIQYTIPHTVPRTIQYTIPRTIQYTIQYTIQYTIPRTIQYTIPRTIQYTIQYTIPHTIQYTIQYTIQYTIPHTIQYTIQYTIQYTIPYTIQYTIPPYTIQYTIPRTIPHTIPRTIQYTIPRTIQYTIPYNIPYTIPHTIPRTIPHTIPHTIQYTVQYTIPHTIQYTIQYTIPHTVPHTIQYTIPHTIPRTIPHTIQYTIQYTIPRTIQYTIPHTIQYTIQHTVPHTIQYTIPHTIQYTIPRTIQYTIQYTIPHTIPHTIPRTIQYTIPHTIPRTIQYTIQYTIQYTIPHTIQYTIHVPRTIQYTIPHTVPHTIQYTIPHTVPRTIQYTIPHTVPRTIQYTIQYTIPHTVQYTIQHTIPYTIPRSGRIIDGLPCVVMLLQKNCSQAKL; this comes from the exons tatactatacaatatactatacaatatactataaaatatactatacaatatactatAAAATATACTATAAAATATACTATAAAatatactatacaatatactataaaatatactatacaatatactataccacatactatacaatatactatACCACATACTGTACCACATACTATAAAatatactatacaatatactatacaatatactatACCACATACTGTACCACATACTATAAAatatactatacaatatactatAAAATATACTATAAAatatactatacaatatactataaaatatactatacaatatactatACCACATACTATACCACATACTATAAAATATACTATACCATATACTGTACCACATACTATAAAatatactatacaatatactataaaatatactataccacatactataaaatatactatacaatatactatACCACATACTATACCACGTACTATAGAatatactatacaatatactgtaccacATACTATAAAatatactatacaatatactataccacatactataaaatatactatacaatatactatacaatatactatACCACATACTGTACCACATACTATAAAatatactatacaatatactatacaatatactgtaccacATACTATAAAatatactatacaatatactatacaatatactgtaccacATACTATAAAatatactatacaatatactataccacatactataaaatatactatacaatatactatACCACATACTATACCAC aatatactatACCACATACTGTACCACGtactatacaatatactgtacaatatactataccacatactataaaatatactatacaatatactatACCACATACTATACCACGTACTATACAatatactatacaatatactatACCACATACTATACCACGTACTATACAATATACTATACCACATACTATACCACGTACTATACAATATACTATACCACATACTGTACAACGTACTATACAatatactatacaatatactatACCACGTACTATACCACGTACTATACAATATACTATACCACATACTATACCACGTACTATACAATATACTATACCACATACTGTACCACGTACTATACAATATACTATACCACGTACTATACAatatactatacaatatactatacaatatactataccacgtactatacaatatactataccacgtactatacaatatactatacaatatactataccacatactatacaatatactatacaatatactatacaatatactataccacatactatacaatatactatacaatatactatacaatatactataccatatactatacaatatactatACCAC CatatactatacaatatactatACCACGTACTATACCACATACTATACCACGTACTATACAATATACTATACCACGTACTATACAATATACTATACCATATAATATACCATATACTATACCACATACTATACCACGTACTATACCACATACTATACCACatactatacaatatactgtacaatatactataccacatactatacaatatactatacaatatactatACCACATACTGTACCACatactatacaatatactatACCACATACTATACCACGTACTATACCACatactatacaatatactatacaatatactataccacgtactatacaatatactataccacatactatacaatatactatacaacatactgtaccacatactatacaatatactataccacatactatacaatatactataccacgtactatacaatatactatacaatatactatACCACATACTATACCACATACTATACCACGTACTATACAATATACTATACCACATACTATACCACGTACTATACAatatactatacaatatactatacaatatactataccacatactatacaatatactataca TGTACCACGTACTATACAATATACTATACCACATACTGTACCACatactatacaatatactatACCACATACTGTACCACGTACTATACAATATACTATACCACATACTGTACCACGTACTATACAATATACTATACAATATACCATACCACATACTGTACAATATACTATACAACATACTATACCATATACTATACCAC GCTCTGGACGAATAATCGATGGGTTACCATGTGTCGTCATGCTGTTGCAGAAGAACTGCTCCCAGGCCAAACTGTGA